The genomic window GTATCGCGACAAGACCACATGACCCTTATCACTTTTCCATGTAGTAAAGAATGATTCTTCAACTCAATTGCATGACTTGCTATATATGAAAATCAAAGACAATGAATAAAACTAACAGTAATTAGACTATATTAATTAATAAGATAACACTCTTAATATgctatgattttattttttcaatcctTTTCAGTTAGTGAAAACTTAGAATTTTCACCCTACATATGAAAATCAAGAATAGTAGTAACACAACTTGGTTAGAAGAAACAACTAGAAAAAACAATTGAACATTGTAAAACCTATCTTGTAAGTTCCAAACTGATACGGTTTAATCAAACTCAATCACGTGTATGAATATCCTttacaatttataatttctaGTTTATTAAAAACTGATACACAAGTCCAGCTTGATGGAAGCCTGAAGCTTATATCCACATATCcccaaactaataaaataagaagaaatcaaataaaatcatCGACAATGTGAGAAAATCACATATCGCAAGTTCTTTGTCCTTCTCCTACAGTATAAACTTTGTTCACATCTCAATCATATAACtctaattttaaaaacaaaaccgACTCAGATTTTTCTCAAGATGCTGCGCTTCAATAATAATACTGAAAAAAAAAGACACACAAAGATCCAAGCAATTCACGTTCACCCTTCAACAAAAGAATTCACTTTAGAAATGATATTGATCCTGGCATATGATTAAGTATGGTGTATCAAAGCTGCAAACAAATAGACATATACCTTAACAAAAACATTCCCTCTGCCACTTTTTCTCACATCAGGATCGCGACGAGACCACATGACCCTTATCACTTTTCCAAGTAGTAAAGAATGATTCTTCAACTCAATTGCACGACTTGCTATTCATGAAAATCAAAGACAGCGAACTAAATTAACAGTAATTAGACTACATTAATTAATGAGATAACACTCTTAATATgctatgattttattttttcaatcctTTTCAGTTAGTGAAAACTTAGAATTTTCACCCTACATATGAAAATCAAGAATAGTAGTAACACAACTTGGTTAGAAGAAACAACTAGAAAAAACAATTGAACATTGTAAAACCTATCTTGTAAGTTCCAAGCTGATACGGTTTAATCAAACTCAATCACGTGTATGAATATCCTttacaatttataatttctaGTTTATTAAAAACCGATACACAAGCCCAGCTTGATAGAAACCTGAAGCTTATACACATATCcccaaactaataaaataagaagaaatcaaataaaatcatCGACAATGTGAGAAAATCTCATATTGCAAGTTCTTTGTCCTTCTCCTACAGTATAAACTTTGTTCACATCTCAATCATATAACtctaattttaaaaacaaaaccgACTCAGATTTTTCTCAAGATGCTGCGCTTCAATAATAATACTGAAAAAAAAAGACACACAAAGATCCAAGCAATTCAAGTTCACCCTTCAACTCAACGCAGAAAAAGCAAAAAGAATAGCAATCCAATGCAGCAGCCAGCAGGGGAAAGAATGTTAATGCTACCAGATAAAGATCCTTCATTCTTTGGAAAATCAAGTTCTTCCTCAACGAGAAAATGAAAaggacaaaaaaaaagaaaacagagaaGGAAGAAGACCGACAAACACAAGATCCATTCAGCTTGCGCTAGTTGAGTCAGACAGCACGACAGAAATTGAAGCAGAGTACTGACAGTTAAAAAATTAGCTGCATAAGTGTCATAATATTACCATATGAAAGTGTCGATCTAAATTCTACAATATATATTCTCCCATTTCAGCAGAAATTGGAACACTCAATTGACTGCAATAATCACTGCATATGTCTCAAATCAAGCTTGGGTTCCCAAAATACATCTTAAAATTTACAGGTACTTCAAGTTATTGATTCAATCAACAAAGCAATTTAAAAGCATAAGAATAATCCTCTCTTGAGAATACTCTGCTCTCTTTAAAAGCGAAATTTAAACaagaaaaaatcaacaagaacaataacaaaaaaaagaataataattcaGTTGACACATGGAGAAATTTACATTGGTGATTTTAGTTTGATCTGGCAGTCCACAGATAAATAACGCAGAATACAGAAGCTAAAACCCCCCAATTAAAACCCTAAAATGAAAACCCAAAACCTCCCAAATTTTACAGAACCATCATTATCATCGGGCGCTTACCTCGCTTGTAAGGGATCGATGCTTTGCCTCATTAGAAACCTTGATGCTTCACAGTAGAGCAGAGAAGAGGTCGCTAGAGAGCACACAGTTTTTTTGACACTGCACAGAGAgggcgagagagagagagcgagtaAGAGAATGAGTGAGAAGAAAAGAACGAGGCACAGAATGCTTACTTGGTGAGCGCGGTGATGAATGGCAACGGTGAAGAAGAGATGAGCGACGACAAATCGAAGGTGAAAACCCTTGAAGAAGAGATGAGCAGCGGCGACGAATCGAAGGAGATGGCGCGCGAGTTTGTGCAGGTAGCGTGAATTGGTGACGAATCAAAGAAAAAATATTCATTAAGCTCAGTATATAGCGCAGAGATGAGGGTTACTCGATCGAATTGAAAGGGGAAGGACGATGAGAAGTGCAGAGATGAGGATGGTGAGGGCGGCGCAGCGATAAGGAGGAGGGTGAAGAGGAGCAACGGTGAGTGGTGAGTGAGAGGGTTTCTGTAGCGAGAGGGTTTCTTCGCGATGGTGAGGTTTGAAGGGTTTCTTCGATGGTGACAGGGTTTCTGAAAGGGGTTGAGATGAAggctaagtgtgagttttggagggACAAAAATTTCACTAAGTGTGTGAGTTTTGCTTTTGCGAAACTGAGGAATAAAATTTATCAAGTGTAAAGCTTTTTGCtttagatacattaggcatcacttttaaagtGCACCCATaacttaataaataggctacACTCTAAAAGCGTTCCCTTAGATATAAAAAGTGGACCCATAAATATCAACATTCAGCtatgctttataagtgatttctataatacctaaggctacactttttaaatgatggcaaaattgtgtttctttttctcttataaaaaggcatcactgagaaaagcgtagcctattcatagaataggctatgcttttcaaatgtagcttaaaaaaagtgtggctgaatgggtatttttcttgtagtgttagtttgttgcttgtccccaagcaactgaaaatcaaataagataaaaagaagagaatatactataaattccaaactatcaatgaaacatagctccaatcagatgagcgggacttgtagctttttgcctcttgaatagttttggcatctcactttatccattggggttcagaatgattggcatctataggaactcagagttcagatagtgttattgattctcctagttcagtatgatgattcttgaacacagctattttatgagtcttggccgtggNNNNNNNNNNNNNNNNNNNNNNNNNNNNNNNNNNNNNNNNNNNNNNNNNNNNNNNNNNNNNNNNNNNNNNNNNNNNNNNNNNNNNNNNNNNNNNNNNNNNNNNNNNNNNNNNNNNNNNNNNNNNNNNNNNNNNNNNNNNNNNNNNNNNNNNNNNNNNNNNNNNNNNNNNNNNNNNNNNNNNNNNNNNNNNNNNNNNNNNNNNNNNNNNNNNNNNNNNNNNNNNNNNNNNNNNNNNNNNNNNNNNNNNNNNNNNNNNNNNNNNNNNNNNNNNNNNNNNNNNNNNNNNNNNNNNNNNNNNNNNNNNNNNNNNNNNNNNNNNNNNNNNNNNNNNNNNNNNNNNNNNNNNNNNNNNNNNNNNNNNNNNNNNNNNNNNNNNNNNNNNNNNNNNNNNNNNNNNNNNNNNNNNNNNNNNNNNNNNNNNNNNNNNNNNNNNNNNNNNNNNNNNNNNNNNNNNNNNNNNNNNNNNNNNNNNNNNNNNNNNNNNNNNNNNNNNNNNNNNNNNNNNNNNNNNNNNNNNNNNNNNNNNNNNNNNNNNNNNNNNNNNNNNNNNNNNNNNNNNNNNNNNNNNNNNNNNNNNNNNNNNNNNNNNNNNNNNNNNNNNNNNNNNNNNNNNNNNNNNNNNNNNNNNNNNNNNNNNNNNNNNNNNNNNNNNNNNNNNNNNNNNNNNNNNNNNNNNNNNNNNNNNNNNNNNNNNNNNNNNNNNNNNNNNNNNNNNNNNNNNNNNNNNNNNNNNNNNNNNNNNNNNNNNNNNNNNNNNNNNNNNNNNNNNNNNNNNNNNNNNNNNNNNNNNNNNNNNNNNNNNNNNNNNNNNNNNNNNNNNNNNNNNNNNNNNNNNNNNNNNNNNNNNNNNNNNNNNNNNNNNNNNNNNNNNNNNNNNNNNNNNNNNNNNNNNNNNNNNNNNNNNNNNNNNNNNNNNNNNNNNNNNNNNNNNNNNNNNatgagcgggacttatagctttttgccttttgaatagttttggcatctcacttttatccattgaagtttagaatgattggcttctataggaactcagagttcatatagtgttattgattctcctagtttagtatgatgattcttgaacaca from Arachis ipaensis cultivar K30076 chromosome B09, Araip1.1, whole genome shotgun sequence includes these protein-coding regions:
- the LOC107615723 gene encoding uncharacterized protein LOC107615723; this encodes MARMSLDNSAGGSIYISETIEEAHELIETVVMNQHLYSGDETSIKEEVKAVSAESDARKQDAPLTQQLHALAQQLLELQEALRETQASNKNFRKSKTHTLSEIFVPPKLTLSLHLNPFQKPCHHRRNPSNLTIAKKPSRYRNPLTHHSPLLLFTLLLIAAPPSPSSSLHFSSSFPFQFDRVTLISALYTELNEYFFFDSSPIHATCTNSRAISFDSSPLLISSSRVFTFDLSSLISSSPLPFITALTNVKKTVCSLATSSLLYCEASRFLMRQSIDPLQASTLLQFLSCCLTQLAQAEWILCLSVFFLLCFLFFCPFHFLVEEELDFPKNEGSLSGSINILSPAGCCIGLLFFLLFLR